In Oryza sativa Japonica Group chromosome 3, ASM3414082v1, one DNA window encodes the following:
- the LOC4331705 gene encoding uncharacterized protein isoform X1: protein MLAARTRFAGGGGAAVVLLLIVASTVATRAAVADDFFSPLSPLLAPVIGSMCKTVACGKGNCTAASGFPGYRCECEPGWKQMHVGDQASFLPCVIPNCSIDRACSNTIAPAPAPLPSPKNFSLPTDPCQLAYCGSGGTCKNGTGLSYHCECSEGFSNLLNITTMPCFQNCSIGADCASIGLSPSSNSSSSPAPPGSAGISNNGGRIWSDGGGEGRSGSGDGGTASNSSCTAASSSAGAATHPGFMYGRIPIALARQIRERYTRPGAIAEQAVSSVRTNARCTRLWQSGSPWLSSWRSRVLMTGDKPASTWTLVVTGRHSERSPMYTLYVYIQGHRHVYLSSINADQSITRIS, encoded by the exons ATGCTCGCGGCGAGGACACgattcgccggcggcggcggcgcggcggtcgtGCTGCTGCTAATCGTCGCGTCGACGGTGGCCACCAGggcggccgtcgccgacgaTTTCTTCTCCCCTCTCAGCCCGCTCCTCGCCCCTGTAATCG GGTCGATGTGCAAGACGGTGGCGTGCGGGAAGGGGAACtgcacggcggcgtcggggtTCCCGGGGTACAGGTGCGAGTGCGAGCCTGGGTGGAAGCAGATGCACGTCGGCGACCAGGCCAGCTTCCTGCCCTGCGTCATCCCCAACT GTTCCATTGACCGTGCATGTTCTAACACTATAGCACCAGCACCTGCGCCTTTACCATCACCCAAAAATTTCTCCCTCCCAACAGACC CCTGTCAATTAGCTTACTGCGGTTCGGGAGGCACATGCAAGAATGGGACAGGCCTCAGCTACCACTGCGAGTGCAGTGAGGGTTTCAGTAACCTTCTGAACATCACCACAATGCCATGTTTTCAGAATT GTTCAATCGGTGCGGATTGCGCAAGCATAGGGCTCTCTCCATCCTCAAACTCTTCCAGTTCTCCTGCACCACCGGGATCTGCTGGCATATCTAACAATG GGGGCAGGatctggagcgacggcggcggtgagggtcggagcggcagcggcgatggcggcacggcGTCGAACTCCTCCTGTACGGCAGCATCCTCATCGGCCGGTGCTGCTACTCATCCGGGGTTCATGTATGGCCGCATCCCCATCGCCCTCGCTCGCCAGATCAGGGAGCGGTACACCCGGCCTGGCGCCATTGCCGAGCAGGCCGTGTCATCGGTGCGCACGAATGCACGATGTACTCGTTTGTGGCAGAGCGGATCACCATGGCTCAGTTCTTGGCGGAGCCGTGTCTTGATGACCGGAGACAAGCCGGCAAGCACATGGACGCTCGTCGTCACGGGTCGCCACAGCGAGAGATCCCCCATGTACACgctgtatgtatatatacaaggACATCGACACGTATATCTTAGTAGTATCAACGCAGATCAATCGATCACAAGAATAAGCTAG
- the LOC4331705 gene encoding uncharacterized protein isoform X2, translated as MLAARTRFAGGGGAAVVLLLIVASTVATRAAVADDFFSPLSPLLAPVIGSMCKTVACGKGNCTAASGFPGYRCECEPGWKQMHVGDQASFLPCVIPNCSIDRACSNTIAPAPAPLPSPKNFSLPTDPCQLAYCGSGGTCKNGTGLSYHCECSEGFSNLLNITTMPCFQNCSIGADCASIGLSPSSNSSSSPAPPGSAGISNNGAISHKILLPLLILGSLMVCQAI; from the exons ATGCTCGCGGCGAGGACACgattcgccggcggcggcggcgcggcggtcgtGCTGCTGCTAATCGTCGCGTCGACGGTGGCCACCAGggcggccgtcgccgacgaTTTCTTCTCCCCTCTCAGCCCGCTCCTCGCCCCTGTAATCG GGTCGATGTGCAAGACGGTGGCGTGCGGGAAGGGGAACtgcacggcggcgtcggggtTCCCGGGGTACAGGTGCGAGTGCGAGCCTGGGTGGAAGCAGATGCACGTCGGCGACCAGGCCAGCTTCCTGCCCTGCGTCATCCCCAACT GTTCCATTGACCGTGCATGTTCTAACACTATAGCACCAGCACCTGCGCCTTTACCATCACCCAAAAATTTCTCCCTCCCAACAGACC CCTGTCAATTAGCTTACTGCGGTTCGGGAGGCACATGCAAGAATGGGACAGGCCTCAGCTACCACTGCGAGTGCAGTGAGGGTTTCAGTAACCTTCTGAACATCACCACAATGCCATGTTTTCAGAATT GTTCAATCGGTGCGGATTGCGCAAGCATAGGGCTCTCTCCATCCTCAAACTCTTCCAGTTCTCCTGCACCACCGGGATCTGCTGGCATATCTAACAATG GGGCGATTTCACATAAAATTCTACTTCCCTTGCTGATTTTGGGCTCACTGATGGTCTGTCAGGCTATATAG
- the LOC4331706 gene encoding EPIDERMAL PATTERNING FACTOR-like protein 5: protein MASARRGRRRRVPVAASPLLILLVFLLAASLGACSSARKRSGDGGGAVAEEVYYSSWGSAVAVAGRRRLVGPGSSPPTCRSRCGGCHPCRPVHVAIQPGRSFPLEYYPEAWRCKCGDKLFMP from the exons ATGGCCTcggcgcgccgcggccgccgacggAGAGTCccggtcgccgcctcgccgctcctcatcctcctcgtcttcctcctcgcagCTTCCCTCG GGGCGTGCAGTTCGGCGAGAAagaggagcggcgacggcggcggtgcggtggcggaggaggtgtACTACTCCAGCTGGGgatcggcggtggcggtggcggggcggCGGAGGCTGGTGGGGCcggggtcgtcgccgccgacgtgcCGGAGCCGGTGCGGCGGCTGCCACCCATGCCGGCCGGTGCACGTGGCCATCCAGCCAGGCCGGAGCTTCCCGCTCGAGTACTACCCGGAGGCGTGGCGCTGCAAGTGCGGCGACAAGCTCTTCATGCCCTGA